From the genome of Enoplosus armatus isolate fEnoArm2 chromosome 21, fEnoArm2.hap1, whole genome shotgun sequence, one region includes:
- the gcm2 gene encoding chorion-specific transcription factor GCMb — MSRAEEREEADCVCSVGMKFTWDINDPKLPQDTKQFDPFQEWTDGYVRFIYSGEDKNAQRHLSGWAMRNTNNHNCQILKKSCLGVVVCSRGCTMPDGSRLQLRPAICDKARQKQQKKLCPSCNATLELLPCRGHSGYPVTNFWRVDGKAIFFQAKGVHDHPRPESKSETEARRSSVKRRVSSPPFTPKRRLIETQALGPALLSCVDPSDRLSFIEPNFPQHYPPFQSPEPYYNPHNALGDPPSTLQKPANPRLYMGRPGYEFQGYLTSPSYSMTSDLCDPRVAPVLGSSSSSTSSSAPLSSSSSFDPQTKPPAGWKDLLKSSAPYSDNHHYYSSEYPCRYPSNTPGSPAALQTIITTTTKVSYQPCPKPPAALPSYQSCPKPPAGLPSYQPCAPPKPPGLPSCSSLIDDASPSSYSTEVKVTEESGGVIKSLSFQPEPLQTKTERADSYDYRYAYPNTYRYDDY; from the exons ATGTCCCGGGCGGAGGAGCGCGAGGAGGCGGACTGTGTGTGTTCGGTCGGGATGAAGTTCACGTGGGACATCAACGACCCCAAATTGCCGCAG gacaCGAAGCAGTTCGATCCATTCCAGGAGTGGACAGACGGTTACGTTCGGTTCATCTACAGTG GTGAAGATAAGAATGCTCAAAGACATCTTTCCGGCTGGGCCATGAGAAACACCAACAACCACAACTGTCAGATCCTGAAGAAGTCGTGTCTGGGCGTCGTGGTCTGTTCTCGAGGCTGCACGATGCCCGACGGGTCCAGACTGCAGCTCCGCCCCGCCATCTGCGACAAGGCCCGGCAGAAACAGCAGA AGAAGCTGTGTCCAAGCTGTAACGCCACTCTAGAGCTGCTGCCTTGTCGCGGTCACAGTGGTTACCCCGTCACCAACTTCTGGAGAGTTGACGGAAAGGCCATCTTCTTCCAG GCTAAAGGAGTCCATGATCATCCCAGGCCAGAGTCCAAGTCCGAGACTGAAGCCAGAAGAAGTTCAGTGAAGAGACGAGTCAGCTCGCCGCCATTCACGCCCAAGAGACGACTCATTGAAACAcag GCTCTGGGCcctgccctcctctcctgcGTTGATCCATCAGACAGACTCTCCTTCATTGAGCCGAATTTCCCGCAGCATTACCCCCCATTCCAGAGCCCAGAGCCCTACTACAACCCCCACAATGCACTAGGGGACCCCCCGTCCACACTTCAGAAACCAGCTAATCCCAGGCTTTACATGGGCCGGCCCGGTTACGAGTTCCAAGGATACCTGACCTCGCCTTCGTATtccatgacctctgacctctgtgaccCCAG GGTGGCCCcggtcctgggttcctcctcttcctccacttcatcttcagctcctctctcctcctcctcgtcctttGACCCCCAGACGAAGCCTCCAGCAGGCTGGAAGGACTTGCTGAAGAGCTCCGCCCCGTACAGTGACAACCACCACTATTACAGCTCCGAGTACCCCTGCCGTTACCCCAGCAACACCCCAGGGTCCCCCGCAGCACTGCAAACCATCATCACCACAACTACCAAG gtctCCTATCAGCCATGTCCGAAGCCTCCTGCCGCGCTCCCTTCCTACCAGTCATGTCCTAAACCTCCGGCCGGCCTCCCATCCTACCAGCCCTGCGCTCCCCCAAAACCTCCAGGCCTCCCCAGCTGCTCCTCCCTGATAGATGATGCCTCCCCCTCCTCGTACTCCACTGAGGTGAAGGTGACAGAGGAGTCGGGTGGAGTCATCAAGTCTCTGTCGTTTCAGCCTGAACCTCTGCAGACCAAAACAGAGCGTGCCGACAGCTATGACTATCGCTACGCCTACCCCAACACATACCGCTATGACGACTACTGA
- the sycp2l gene encoding synaptonemal complex protein 2-like, producing MLLEVKIVDCLIRGDSSDLVSVLHYEGLTNIMLTRLDQVVTKDLCGSGFSRVLVVLKSLEILSENRDDLRTLIDHGLTAKVVLWFEAVHDLLTSDLQKNSVSLLSLVEEFYDYFLLLGQASLPVSQLSVVLLQLARFALEPEIHFPLRLEAIRTFNSILESLSREQRRLIQNDQNQTQILSQVAAAVLTVGDYELQVSLSEALCRLTPRKDREQRANQWFSSRDISSAFCNIRDGDFEVDCRRFLNFVNCYQGDQRRVYTFPCLRAFLDSTELFRPKDDKLDEFWIDFNLSSGCVSFFIDEPQGFLWGSIHLLKEEVDHYSLQVKHDGCTGAETVLSVRLNNPIMHHNSRGQTVELNFDSEHHRELEEAAGRVFMKVKSSPRLQDTGGTVQLSPSAAKQHGRSYNRKKPQSKSQLKILPLSSPSSEEDSSVMKTPGRNPAEFIFDQIRRSTPAYNSGVPVGAELEVSQVQTEEFGGSSSPLIKEVFSSDRKRVAPDSGYLSDQTEALSPQKRRAEPQTEGEESNSPLAEGSPEGAGGPVTESGVEPEPESDLTSGITAAFNIFKTQLEQHFTGCWQNAETEVLLSLKECQQHVSSLLTAVHQHRCVLLQRFENSVTDQLNRLQENSTSLNSINTQILSFFQSEMQRLGSFCDEHLLRLKSLESGESGMEHSSSQ from the exons ATGTTG ttgGAGGTGAAGATAGTGGACTGTCTGATCCGGGGAGACTCGTCTGATCTGGTTTCTGTGCTTCACTATGAGGGACTGACCAACATCATGCTCACCAGGCTGGACCAGGTGGTAACCAAG gaTCTGTGTGGATCTGGTTTCAGCAGAGTTCTGGTTGTGTTGAAGTCCTTAGAGATTCTGTCAGAAAACAGAGACGACCTGCGGACACTCATCGACCATGGACTGACGGCGAAA gTGGTGTTGTGGTTTGAAGCTGTCCATGACCTGCTGACCTCGGACCTCCAGAAGAACTCCGTCAGCCTGCTGAGCCTCGTTGAGGAGTTCTATGACTACTTCCTG ctgctgGGTCAAGCTTCTCTTCcag tcagtcagctgtctGTGGTTCTTCTTCAGTTGGCTCGGTTTGCACTGGAACCAGAAATCCACTTTCCACTGAGACTGGAG GCCATCAGAACCTTCAACAGCATCCTGGAGTCTCTGAGCAGAGAGCAAAGGAGACTGATCCAGAACGACCAAAACCAGACCCAAATTCT ATCCCaggtagcagcagcagttctgACGGTTGGAG ACTACGAGCTGCAGGTCAGCCTATCAGAGGCTCTATGTCGTCTGACACCAAGgaaggacagagagcagagagccaaTCAGTGGTTCTCCAGCCGTGACATCAGCAGCGCCTTCTGTAACATCAGAGATGGAGACTTTGAGGTG GACTGTCGCCGTTTCCTGAACTTTGTCAACTGTTACCAGGGAGACCAGAGGAG GGTGTACACCTTCCCCTGTCTCAGAGCTTTTCTCGACTCCACTGAG ctgtTTCGTCCAAAAGACGACAAACTGGATGAGTTCTGGATAGACTTCAACCTCAGCTCAGGATGTGTGAGCTTCTTCATCGATGAGCCTCAG GGTTTTCTGTGGGGGTCCATCCACCTGCTGAAGGAGGAAGTGGATCATTACAGTCTTCAGGTGAAACATGACG gATGCACTGGGGCAGAGACGGTCCTCAGTGTCCGGCTGAACAATCCCATTATGCACCACAACAGCAGAGGTCAGACAGTGGAACTGAACTTTGACTCTGAACACCAccgagagctggaggaggctgcTGGGCGAGTCTTCAtg AAAGTAAAGAGTTCCCCCCGTCTTCAAGACACAGGTGGTACGGTCCAGCTGTCCCCCTCTGCAGCCAAACAACATGGTAGATCCTACAACAGGAAGAAACCACAGAGCAAGAGTCAGCTGAAGA TTTTGCCTCTGTCGTCTCCGAGCAGTGAGGAAGACTCCTCTGTAATGAAG aCTCCAGGCAGAAACCCAGCCGAGTTTATCTTTGATCAGATCAGACGCTCGACTCCTGCATACAACTCAG gtgttcCTGTGGGGGCGGAGCTAGAGGTCTCTCAGGTACAGACAGAGGAGTTTGGAGGAAGCAGCTCGCCTTTAATAAAG gAAGTCTTCAGTTCCGACAGGAAGAGAGTCGCTCCAGATTCAG GCTACCTGTCAGACCAAACTGAGGCTCTCTCTCCCCAGAAGAGGAGGGCGGAGcctcagacagagggggaggagtCTAATTCACCACTGGCAG AGGGGTCACctgagggggcgggggggcctGTGACAGAGTCTGGAGTGGAGCCGGAGCCAGAGTCAGACCTGACATCTGGCATCACAGCTGCCTTCAACATCTTCAAAACACAACTAGAACAACACTTCACt GGCTGCTGGCAGAATGCTGAAACTGAAGTTCTTCTGTCTTTAAAAGAGTGTCAACAACACGTCTCTTCACTGCTTACAGCTGTCCATCAACACAG gtgtgtgttgctgcagagGTTTGAGAACAGCGTCACTGATCAGCTGAACCGACTGCAGGAAAACTCAACCAGCCTGAactccataaacacacagatccTG AGTTTTTTCCAGTCTGAGATGCAGCGACTGGGCTCCTTCTGTGATGAACACCTGCTGAG GTTGAAGTCTTTGGAAAGTGGAGAGTCTGGGATGGAGCATTCGTCCAGCCaatga